The following coding sequences are from one uncultured Fretibacterium sp. window:
- a CDS encoding TAXI family TRAP transporter solute-binding subunit — translation MMKKSVWMALAVSAALMFVGPASFAGEHKISGSFLMGTGSATGNYYAFGSALAQVINRHTGANITVSSTGGSVENVRLLKKSDIELALVQTDVNSYALNGVEQFADGAVNNFSAITACYPEMVQIVVSRVSGIKSVPDMRGKRICVGAVGSGYEVAARQILGIYGMTYDDIDERFLSQSEAKNALQDDQIDAFFMCSGYPNANVTELSLTGKIDVISIDDGHIRLLLEKYPFYAEYATPDDQYKLGHPVSSVAVMSMLVALKDLGEDDVYAITEAIYENLGEIRGVNRKAEHMSLENPFCGIPGNIHPGAARFYKEKGIELPDR, via the coding sequence ATGATGAAGAAAAGCGTCTGGATGGCCCTGGCAGTGAGCGCGGCTCTGATGTTTGTAGGCCCCGCCTCCTTTGCGGGCGAGCATAAGATTTCGGGGAGCTTCCTGATGGGCACGGGGAGCGCCACGGGAAACTATTACGCATTCGGAAGCGCGCTGGCGCAGGTCATCAACCGGCATACGGGGGCCAACATCACCGTGAGCTCCACCGGGGGCTCCGTGGAGAACGTGCGGCTCCTTAAAAAGTCCGATATCGAACTCGCCCTGGTGCAGACCGACGTCAACAGTTACGCGCTGAACGGCGTAGAACAGTTTGCCGACGGCGCCGTGAACAACTTCTCCGCGATCACCGCCTGTTACCCCGAGATGGTCCAGATCGTCGTCAGCAGGGTCAGCGGGATCAAAAGCGTGCCCGACATGCGCGGCAAGCGCATCTGCGTCGGGGCCGTCGGCTCGGGGTACGAGGTTGCGGCAAGGCAGATCCTGGGCATCTACGGCATGACCTACGATGATATCGACGAGCGCTTCCTCAGCCAGTCCGAGGCAAAGAACGCGCTCCAGGACGATCAGATCGACGCCTTCTTCATGTGCTCGGGGTACCCCAACGCGAACGTGACCGAGCTGTCCCTGACGGGTAAGATCGACGTCATCTCCATCGACGATGGGCACATCCGGCTGCTGCTTGAGAAGTACCCCTTCTATGCCGAGTACGCGACGCCGGACGACCAGTACAAGCTGGGCCATCCCGTGAGCTCGGTGGCGGTGATGTCCATGCTTGTGGCGCTGAAGGATCTTGGCGAGGACGACGTCTACGCCATTACGGAGGCCATCTATGAGAACCTCGGCGAGATCCGCGGGGTGAACAGGAAGGCGGAGCACATGTCCCTGGAGAATCCCTTCTGCGGCATTCCGGGCAACATCCACCCCGGCGCGGCCCGTTTCTATAAGGAGAAGGGAATCGAGCTCCCCGACAGGTAA